A window from Gottschalkiaceae bacterium SANA encodes these proteins:
- a CDS encoding Tex family protein: MDINQQISKELSLKPNQVKTAIELLDSGNTVPFIARYRKEMTDEMTDVQLRDLQERLTYLRNLAQRKDDVIRLIEEQGKLTKELKTSIEQADTLQRVEDLYRPYKQKKQTRATKAKAKGLEPLAERLMAQLETEGNPKEWAKAYLNEELEVLSVEDAIKGAMDILAEQVADDPDMRKEIRVMTWKEGAITSKATDPDEVTVFETYYDFKENLNTMANHRVLAINRGEKEKKLKVKLLSPDEKILSWMKGRIITNPRFVGMEILLSMLQDAYKRLLQPAIERDLRKTLTERADESAIEVFSKNAKSLFLIAPIRDAVVMGFDPAYRTGCKIAIVDDTGKLLEFTTVYPTMPLNKVEETKKTLKKMIRTHGVNLIAIGNGTGSRESESIVAEMIGEMEETVYYTIVNEAGASVYSASKLAHDEYPDINVSIRGAISIARRLQDPLAELVKIDPKSVGVGQYQHDVNQKRLGESLNAVVEDCVNHVGVDLNTASASLLSYVSGINGTIAKNMITYRETNGKFMSRKAILKVPRLGPKVFEQCAGFLRVIESKNPLDQTAVHPESYQAVERLLALLGYTQEDVRNHRLEDMNQRIDRLVPKEKRESSMQAKGGQRLHGLDALKQISFEDPKKSKRKDQAQHHKKSMRFLSEQLEIGIPTLVDMMEELKKPGRDPREDMPKPIFRSDVLKMEDLQVGMEVPGTVRNIIDFGAFVDIGVKQDGLVHISELSDKYVRDAMTVVSIGDTVRVKIIAVDQKRGRISLSMKGIKQPK, translated from the coding sequence ATGGATATCAATCAACAGATCAGCAAGGAACTTTCGCTTAAGCCCAATCAGGTGAAGACTGCGATCGAATTATTAGACAGTGGTAATACGGTGCCCTTTATCGCCAGGTATCGAAAAGAAATGACCGATGAAATGACCGATGTGCAACTGCGCGATTTACAAGAGCGCTTGACCTATCTTAGAAACCTTGCACAGCGGAAAGATGACGTCATTCGTCTGATTGAAGAACAAGGAAAGTTAACAAAAGAATTAAAGACAAGCATTGAGCAGGCAGATACGCTTCAGCGTGTTGAAGACTTGTATCGCCCTTATAAGCAGAAGAAACAGACCCGCGCAACCAAGGCGAAGGCAAAGGGACTTGAGCCTTTAGCAGAACGTTTGATGGCTCAGCTTGAGACCGAGGGGAATCCAAAAGAGTGGGCAAAAGCTTATCTCAATGAAGAACTGGAAGTCTTGAGTGTCGAGGATGCCATTAAGGGCGCCATGGATATTTTGGCGGAGCAAGTTGCGGACGATCCCGATATGCGAAAAGAGATTCGGGTCATGACTTGGAAGGAAGGCGCGATCACATCGAAAGCGACTGATCCAGACGAAGTGACTGTGTTTGAGACCTATTATGATTTTAAGGAAAATCTGAATACCATGGCTAACCACCGTGTCCTCGCCATTAATCGCGGGGAGAAGGAGAAGAAGCTTAAGGTGAAGCTATTATCTCCCGATGAGAAGATTCTTTCCTGGATGAAAGGGCGAATCATCACGAACCCACGATTCGTTGGCATGGAGATTCTTTTATCAATGTTGCAAGATGCATACAAGCGATTGTTGCAGCCTGCGATAGAGCGGGATTTGAGAAAAACCCTGACCGAACGGGCGGATGAAAGTGCGATTGAGGTCTTTTCAAAAAATGCAAAATCACTCTTCTTGATTGCTCCGATTCGTGATGCAGTCGTCATGGGATTTGACCCGGCATATCGCACAGGGTGTAAAATCGCCATCGTTGACGACACCGGAAAGCTCTTGGAATTTACCACGGTTTATCCAACTATGCCCCTGAACAAAGTGGAAGAAACGAAGAAAACATTGAAAAAAATGATCCGAACCCACGGTGTCAATTTGATTGCCATTGGCAATGGTACGGGCAGTCGTGAGTCTGAATCGATTGTTGCTGAGATGATTGGCGAGATGGAAGAAACCGTGTATTACACCATTGTAAACGAAGCAGGTGCTTCTGTGTATTCAGCGTCGAAGTTGGCGCATGATGAATACCCGGATATCAATGTATCGATTCGTGGCGCTATTTCTATTGCTAGACGATTGCAGGATCCCTTGGCTGAATTAGTAAAAATCGATCCAAAGTCGGTTGGTGTTGGCCAGTATCAGCACGATGTCAATCAAAAGAGACTGGGAGAAAGCCTAAACGCCGTAGTTGAGGATTGTGTCAACCATGTTGGCGTGGATCTAAATACTGCTTCCGCTTCGCTTTTATCCTATGTTTCTGGTATTAATGGAACGATTGCCAAGAATATGATTACCTATAGAGAGACCAATGGCAAATTTATGAGTCGAAAAGCGATTTTAAAGGTTCCCCGTTTGGGACCCAAGGTTTTTGAACAATGTGCGGGTTTCTTGCGTGTGATTGAATCGAAGAACCCCTTGGATCAAACCGCTGTCCATCCGGAAAGCTACCAAGCTGTAGAACGTCTCTTGGCCCTTTTGGGTTATACCCAGGAGGATGTGCGCAACCATCGCTTGGAGGATATGAATCAACGGATTGATCGGCTGGTTCCGAAAGAAAAAAGAGAATCTTCCATGCAGGCAAAGGGTGGCCAACGACTTCATGGCTTGGACGCCTTAAAGCAGATTTCTTTTGAGGATCCAAAAAAATCCAAGCGTAAAGATCAAGCACAACATCATAAGAAGAGCATGCGATTTTTGTCCGAGCAATTGGAGATTGGAATTCCGACCCTTGTAGATATGATGGAAGAGTTGAAGAAACCGGGGAGAGATCCTAGAGAAGATATGCCAAAGCCAATCTTTCGATCTGATGTGTTAAAAATGGAAGATTTGCAAGTGGGAATGGAAGTGCCGGGAACGGTGAGAAATATCATCGACTTTGGTGCCTTTGTGGACATTGGAGTGAAGCAGGACGGATTGGTGCATATCTCAGAATTGAGCGATAAGTATGTACGTGACGCCATGACAGTGGTTTCCATAGGTGATACAGTTCGTGTAAAGATTATTGCTGTGGATCAAAAACGAGGAAGAATCTCTTTGAGTATGAAGGGGATCAAACAACCGAAATAG
- a CDS encoding DUF5808 domain-containing protein — MWILWMILLIVGYFLPDFQRGKKQAGKHWFGVQFSEKQQLNAQVQAVLKKAIKDFRRAYLFGFILIPIVSVLVKPTPEGFGIIYWILLLWGLQIYFHRRLKQMKLGLPTDPEIKIVRTADLAPRPTLPRNIHLGFWLAMAIAAATWILLILNYDALPNPLPVHWDLMGQPNDFVEKTPFAVHQNAGLILILVAIFYFFSNKHYQAKRLIDPARPKTAVIRYQIARDRMSLYMVLLANLVAILLAVVQLGAIWALPQWLYPASSIATFIIAFGGIAIYYATTGDHGQRLTIMAEEPVNKNLVSPDEDQYWKGGLFYYNPNDPTLWVPKRFSGGYTVNAGHPVGKLIYIGLVILLLSFLLF; from the coding sequence ATGTGGATTCTATGGATGATTCTACTGATTGTAGGTTACTTTTTACCTGATTTTCAACGCGGAAAAAAACAAGCCGGCAAGCACTGGTTTGGGGTTCAATTTTCAGAGAAACAACAATTGAATGCTCAAGTCCAAGCCGTCTTGAAAAAAGCAATCAAGGACTTTCGCAGGGCTTATCTCTTTGGATTTATACTGATTCCCATTGTTTCTGTACTTGTGAAACCCACACCCGAAGGATTTGGCATTATTTATTGGATCTTGCTCCTCTGGGGACTCCAAATCTATTTCCATCGCCGCCTAAAACAAATGAAACTCGGTCTTCCCACTGATCCCGAGATTAAAATAGTGCGGACCGCCGATCTCGCGCCCCGCCCAACCCTTCCCAGAAATATCCATCTGGGATTTTGGCTGGCCATGGCTATTGCAGCGGCAACCTGGATCCTTTTAATTCTGAATTACGACGCCCTGCCCAATCCACTTCCTGTTCATTGGGACCTGATGGGGCAACCCAACGATTTTGTAGAGAAGACACCTTTCGCGGTTCACCAAAACGCAGGGTTGATACTGATCCTAGTCGCTATCTTTTATTTTTTTTCCAACAAGCATTATCAAGCCAAACGCTTGATTGATCCTGCACGGCCCAAGACCGCTGTAATCCGCTATCAAATCGCCCGTGACCGCATGAGCCTATATATGGTTCTCCTAGCCAACCTGGTTGCTATTCTATTGGCTGTGGTTCAACTAGGTGCAATCTGGGCCCTGCCACAATGGCTGTATCCGGCTTCCTCAATAGCAACCTTCATTATTGCCTTCGGCGGTATCGCCATCTACTATGCAACCACTGGCGATCACGGACAACGCTTGACTATCATGGCAGAGGAACCAGTAAACAAGAACTTAGTCTCCCCGGACGAGGATCAGTATTGGAAGGGCGGCCTCTTTTATTACAACCCCAACGACCCAACCCTTTGGGTGCCAAAACGATTCAGCGGCGGTTACACCGTCAATGCCGGTCATCCAGTTGGCAAGCTGATCTATATTGGACTTGTCATTCTCCTTCTTTCGTTTCTTCTATTCTAA
- a CDS encoding GntR family transcriptional regulator produces the protein MILQIDVNSEKPLYTQIYESILLGIARKSLAPGASLPSVRQLGGELGVNLHTVNKAYRLLAQDGFVVINKKKGAFIAINFAMDEKDHKDLQESLTILLAKAHVKGLSLKETQSLVQSITQDFTEEA, from the coding sequence ATGATTTTACAAATCGATGTCAATAGTGAAAAACCTCTTTATACGCAGATCTATGAATCCATTCTTCTGGGAATCGCAAGAAAATCTCTGGCACCGGGCGCTTCTCTGCCATCGGTCCGCCAGCTAGGTGGAGAGTTGGGTGTCAATCTCCATACCGTCAATAAGGCTTATCGCCTATTGGCACAAGACGGATTTGTTGTTATCAATAAGAAAAAGGGGGCTTTTATTGCCATAAACTTTGCTATGGATGAAAAAGACCACAAGGACTTGCAGGAGTCCCTGACCATCCTATTGGCAAAAGCTCACGTCAAGGGTCTCTCCTTGAAAGAAACACAGTCCCTGGTACAATCCATTACGCAGGACTTTACGGAGGAGGCATAA
- a CDS encoding ECF transporter S component codes for MTTSMKTKWIVKVGMLSAVAFLLQLLELPLGIFPAFLQIDFSDVPALLAGFSLGPAAGVVVELIKNLLHLVLKNSGTGGVGELANFLIGSAMVIPAAMIYKRKHSRRTAIYGLIAGTLVMALVGVLANLYLLIPFYANAFGMPVEAIVSMGTVVNSAITDLTTLVLYSIVPFNLLKGLLISIVTVLIYKRLSPVLHK; via the coding sequence ATGACTACATCAATGAAAACGAAATGGATTGTGAAGGTGGGTATGCTGTCCGCAGTTGCCTTTTTACTGCAGCTTTTGGAGCTTCCGCTTGGCATTTTTCCGGCATTCTTGCAGATTGACTTTTCGGACGTACCCGCGCTTTTGGCAGGCTTTTCTTTGGGACCTGCGGCAGGGGTTGTTGTCGAGTTGATTAAAAATTTATTGCATCTGGTCCTGAAAAACAGCGGTACCGGTGGAGTCGGCGAATTGGCTAACTTCTTGATTGGATCTGCGATGGTTATACCTGCAGCCATGATATACAAGCGTAAGCATAGTCGTCGCACGGCAATATACGGCTTGATTGCGGGCACGCTTGTGATGGCCCTCGTTGGAGTCTTGGCAAATCTCTATCTCTTAATTCCGTTTTATGCGAACGCATTCGGTATGCCAGTTGAAGCGATAGTCTCCATGGGAACTGTTGTCAATTCAGCGATCACCGACCTAACAACCTTGGTATTGTATAGTATTGTTCCATTTAACTTGTTGAAGGGCTTGTTGATTTCTATTGTGACTGTATTGATTTACAAGCGCTTGTCGCCAGTGTTGCATAAGTAA
- a CDS encoding DUF2089 family protein: MKNEVIGSCPICSHELKVTRLQCTNCGTALEGNFQLNKFMKLNKEQLYFLEVFVKNRGNIKEIEKELSISYPTVRNRLDSIIKALGYQTGPQKSVDRKSILKKLDAGDISTEEALKLLSGEEDKS; this comes from the coding sequence ATGAAAAACGAAGTAATCGGTAGTTGTCCAATCTGTTCCCACGAATTGAAAGTCACTCGATTGCAGTGCACAAATTGCGGAACAGCCTTGGAAGGTAATTTTCAATTAAACAAATTTATGAAACTAAACAAAGAACAACTCTATTTTTTAGAGGTCTTTGTGAAAAACAGGGGTAATATTAAAGAGATTGAAAAAGAGTTGAGCATCTCCTACCCCACTGTTCGAAATCGTCTCGACTCAATTATCAAAGCGCTTGGATATCAAACCGGTCCACAGAAATCAGTAGATCGAAAATCCATTTTAAAAAAATTAGATGCCGGTGATATTTCAACCGAAGAAGCGCTAAAATTACTCAGTGGTGAGGAGGATAAATCATGA
- the hisS gene encoding histidine--tRNA ligase, which produces MKFSSNPVRGTRDILPSEMRLRDEVEGKILEMYRSHGFHRIETPAIESLSLLLGSEGGENLKMIYKILKRGAKLNLAADNLKENDVCDMGLRYDLTLPLSRFYSNHSNELEMPFKAIQVDNVFRAERPQKGRFRSFKQCDIDILGDPTENAEIELITTTAKALSAIGFENFTIRINDRRILSAMILAAGFDETQIGGVCITLDKLDKVGFDGVKEEMLKKEYAPESVEAFLTSIESMNLETLAALSLEEEVKTALTRVVKTVKATSKDAYIIEFDPTLVRGMGYYTGLIFEASYGPYGYSIAGGGRYDEMIGRFSKTSVPAVGFSIGFERIIGILMEENLQKETAEKRIALVYMKDADWTEILPAADKLRVDATVSCILGKKKLGKQLNQLKSLGYTHFMVFGRDNEIAEL; this is translated from the coding sequence ATGAAATTTAGTTCTAACCCTGTAAGGGGAACTCGTGATATTCTTCCATCTGAAATGCGATTACGCGATGAGGTGGAGGGTAAGATTTTGGAGATGTATCGGTCTCATGGCTTCCATCGAATAGAGACACCGGCCATCGAATCTCTATCGCTTCTTTTAGGAAGCGAAGGCGGTGAAAATCTGAAGATGATCTATAAGATCTTGAAGCGGGGAGCAAAATTAAATCTAGCCGCTGATAATCTTAAAGAAAATGACGTTTGTGACATGGGTCTGCGATATGACTTGACTCTGCCTTTAAGTCGCTTCTATTCCAACCATTCAAACGAATTGGAAATGCCATTTAAAGCTATTCAGGTTGACAATGTATTCCGCGCAGAGCGCCCTCAAAAAGGTCGCTTCCGTTCCTTTAAGCAATGTGATATCGACATTCTTGGCGATCCAACTGAAAATGCAGAGATCGAATTGATCACTACAACTGCAAAAGCATTATCCGCCATTGGATTTGAAAATTTCACCATCCGAATCAACGATCGACGAATCTTGAGCGCCATGATCCTTGCGGCTGGATTCGATGAAACGCAAATCGGCGGTGTCTGCATTACACTAGACAAACTGGACAAAGTCGGTTTCGACGGCGTAAAAGAAGAAATGTTGAAAAAAGAATACGCACCTGAATCGGTAGAAGCCTTCTTGACATCCATTGAATCCATGAATCTGGAAACACTCGCTGCCCTTTCCCTCGAGGAAGAAGTGAAAACCGCTCTAACTCGAGTTGTTAAAACTGTAAAAGCAACCAGCAAAGATGCTTATATCATCGAATTTGATCCAACCTTGGTTCGCGGGATGGGCTACTATACCGGTCTGATCTTTGAAGCAAGCTATGGACCTTACGGCTATTCCATTGCCGGCGGTGGCCGCTACGATGAAATGATTGGACGATTTTCAAAAACCAGCGTTCCTGCTGTTGGCTTTTCAATTGGATTCGAACGAATTATTGGAATCTTGATGGAAGAGAATCTGCAAAAAGAAACGGCGGAAAAACGGATTGCCCTTGTCTATATGAAAGATGCGGATTGGACAGAAATTTTGCCTGCCGCTGATAAACTTCGTGTCGACGCCACAGTTTCCTGCATTTTGGGTAAGAAAAAACTAGGCAAACAATTGAATCAATTAAAATCTCTGGGATATACCCATTTTATGGTGTTTGGTAGAGATAATGAAATCGCGGAGCTTTAA
- the tsaE gene encoding tRNA (adenosine(37)-N6)-threonylcarbamoyltransferase complex ATPase subunit type 1 TsaE, with translation MKKWILSNLQETADLGQFIGEQIKYRFLLCLDGDLGAGKTTFSKSLAKGFGVEDMVTSPTFTLLQEYQGRMPFYHFDVYRLGDEEAFLAQGFDEYWDEEALVVMEWAEMILEILPKERMEIRFFQTANEEERLVEVEAYGLVAETLLQRICEFFAAKEVDG, from the coding sequence ATGAAGAAATGGATCTTGTCCAATCTGCAAGAAACAGCGGATTTAGGACAGTTTATTGGAGAACAAATCAAGTATCGATTTTTACTTTGCCTTGATGGTGATTTAGGTGCTGGAAAGACAACTTTTTCAAAATCATTGGCAAAAGGGTTTGGGGTTGAGGACATGGTTACGAGCCCGACATTTACGCTCTTACAAGAATATCAGGGGCGAATGCCCTTTTATCATTTTGATGTCTATCGCTTGGGTGACGAAGAGGCTTTCTTGGCTCAAGGTTTTGATGAGTATTGGGATGAAGAGGCTTTGGTGGTGATGGAATGGGCAGAGATGATTCTTGAAATTTTACCAAAGGAACGTATGGAAATTCGATTCTTTCAGACGGCAAATGAAGAAGAACGGCTGGTTGAGGTGGAAGCCTATGGACTAGTCGCAGAGACTTTGCTTCAAAGAATTTGCGAGTTTTTTGCTGCAAAGGAGGTAGACGGATGA
- the tsaB gene encoding tRNA (adenosine(37)-N6)-threonylcarbamoyltransferase complex dimerization subunit type 1 TsaB, whose amino-acid sequence MKLLAVDTSSKTASVALVSEEKLLGEFTVQTKFTHSQSLMPMVDQMLKQAGVSITEIDGFAASMGPGSYTGLRIGIAAVKAFGFALNKPVYGVETLMAMTDQAKDKMGIILALIDARRDRVYVAGIQRDAQGERVVLPQQAMAIEDLIRWIDEQTDPVYLLGEGTMRYYEELNTAQPVPNFLSKRYMTPTARTIAWLALDRLMAGEVADPDRLIPCYLAKTQAERELEERRKKDEN is encoded by the coding sequence ATGAAACTATTGGCAGTTGACACATCATCGAAAACAGCAAGTGTAGCATTGGTATCGGAAGAAAAGCTCTTGGGGGAATTTACGGTACAGACAAAATTCACCCATTCACAGAGTTTAATGCCTATGGTTGATCAGATGTTGAAGCAGGCCGGGGTATCGATTACAGAGATTGACGGGTTTGCTGCTTCTATGGGACCGGGATCCTATACGGGGCTTCGGATTGGCATTGCCGCGGTCAAGGCTTTTGGATTTGCTTTGAACAAGCCTGTATATGGGGTTGAAACTCTTATGGCCATGACCGATCAGGCAAAAGATAAGATGGGAATTATTCTGGCCTTGATTGATGCGAGACGTGATCGGGTGTATGTTGCAGGCATTCAGAGAGATGCCCAAGGTGAGCGTGTGGTTTTGCCGCAGCAAGCGATGGCGATCGAGGATTTGATTAGATGGATTGATGAACAGACGGATCCTGTTTATTTGTTGGGCGAGGGGACTATGCGGTATTATGAAGAGCTGAATACGGCTCAGCCTGTACCCAATTTCCTTTCGAAACGATATATGACACCAACGGCAAGAACCATTGCTTGGCTAGCATTGGATCGATTGATGGCTGGCGAAGTAGCCGATCCTGACAGACTAATACCCTGCTATTTGGCAAAAACACAAGCGGAAAGGGAATTGGAAGAAAGGCGGAAAAAGGATGAAAATTAG
- the rimI gene encoding ribosomal protein S18-alanine N-acetyltransferase — MKIREMQQGDIPAVVEIENQNFREPWTQAIFKEEMAQGTRTYYIAELEDQVIGYMGLIWILDEGHITNVAIDAKHQGKGYGRTLMTHVANIAFGRGLVSMTLEVRASNARAIHVYESLGFINEGTRPKYYEGREDAYIMWLYKGDWDERTV; from the coding sequence ATGAAAATTAGAGAAATGCAGCAAGGGGACATCCCAGCAGTTGTTGAAATTGAAAACCAGAATTTTCGCGAGCCTTGGACGCAGGCGATCTTCAAAGAAGAGATGGCTCAGGGGACCAGAACCTATTACATTGCAGAGCTTGAGGATCAAGTGATTGGATATATGGGTCTGATTTGGATCTTGGATGAAGGTCATATCACCAATGTCGCTATCGATGCGAAACACCAAGGCAAAGGGTATGGACGGACGCTAATGACCCATGTTGCGAACATTGCATTCGGACGGGGCTTGGTCTCTATGACTCTTGAAGTTCGGGCGTCCAATGCCCGAGCTATTCACGTTTATGAGAGCCTAGGATTTATTAATGAAGGAACGCGACCCAAGTATTACGAAGGGCGCGAAGATGCTTACATCATGTGGCTTTACAAGGGGGACTGGGATGAAAGAACGGTTTGA
- the tsaD gene encoding tRNA (adenosine(37)-N6)-threonylcarbamoyltransferase complex transferase subunit TsaD, whose protein sequence is MEVIRTLAIETSCDETSVAVLENGRRVLSNVIYTQIPIHQAFGGVVPEVASRMHVEKINGVIRQALEEAEVALEECDHLAVTYGPGLVGALLVGLTSAKAISYALNKPLVGVNHIEGHIYANFIAHPELKPPFICLVVSGGHTHLVEMKDYGAYRILGQTRDDAAGEAFDKVARAIGLGYPGGPKVDRLSEEGNPEAINFPRIFLESDSYDFSFSGLKSSVLNYLHRHRQKGEAVNEADVAASFQAAVIEVLVEKAFRAASEFGYKTIAMAGGVSANRHLRRAFQSRAEKDGLDFYFPPIELCTDNAAMIGCAGYYQFLAGKRDELDLNAIPSLKLANLE, encoded by the coding sequence ATGGAAGTCATACGTACACTTGCAATTGAAACATCCTGCGACGAAACTAGTGTTGCAGTTTTAGAAAATGGCCGGCGGGTTTTATCCAATGTTATTTATACGCAGATTCCGATTCATCAAGCATTTGGAGGTGTGGTGCCAGAGGTGGCAAGCCGCATGCATGTTGAGAAGATCAATGGGGTGATAAGGCAAGCCCTAGAAGAAGCTGAAGTTGCTTTAGAAGAATGCGACCATCTTGCTGTGACCTATGGTCCAGGTTTGGTGGGTGCCCTCTTGGTGGGTTTGACCAGTGCAAAGGCAATCAGTTATGCCTTAAACAAACCCCTTGTTGGAGTGAATCATATTGAAGGGCATATCTATGCAAATTTTATTGCTCATCCAGAATTAAAACCACCCTTCATTTGTTTGGTGGTGTCTGGGGGCCATACTCATCTTGTAGAAATGAAGGACTATGGAGCGTATCGAATTTTAGGGCAAACTAGAGATGATGCGGCCGGGGAAGCCTTTGACAAGGTTGCCCGAGCTATAGGTCTCGGTTATCCGGGAGGACCAAAGGTTGATCGTTTATCAGAAGAGGGGAATCCCGAGGCCATTAATTTTCCAAGGATCTTCTTGGAGTCAGATTCTTATGATTTTTCCTTTAGTGGATTGAAATCATCGGTATTGAATTATCTTCATCGCCATCGCCAAAAGGGAGAAGCGGTGAATGAGGCGGACGTAGCAGCGAGTTTTCAGGCTGCTGTGATCGAAGTCTTGGTGGAAAAAGCCTTTCGGGCAGCCAGTGAGTTTGGTTATAAAACCATTGCTATGGCGGGTGGTGTTTCAGCCAATCGCCATTTAAGAAGGGCCTTTCAGTCCCGGGCTGAAAAAGATGGACTGGACTTTTATTTTCCTCCAATCGAATTATGTACAGATAATGCAGCCATGATTGGTTGCGCAGGCTATTACCAGTTTCTGGCGGGGAAACGAGATGAGTTGGATTTAAATGCGATTCCGTCCCTAAAACTAGCCAATCTTGAGTAA